Proteins encoded together in one Flavobacteriales bacterium window:
- a CDS encoding ribose-phosphate pyrophosphokinase gives MYESAKIFSGTATRYLAEKIAAFSGERLGEVSVSRFSDGEFQPSFEETVRGELVFIVQSTFPPSDNLFELLMMVDAAKRASAKRIVAVIPYFGFARQDRKDKPRVSIGAKLVANMLTAAGVDRVMTMDLHADQIQGFFEVPVDHLFASSIFLPYIKELGLKDLVIAAPDTGGTKRANAYSKHLGCDMAICYKQRKVANQIEKMTVIGDVKDKDVVLIDDMVDTAGTLTKAADMMTDLGAKSVRAVCTHAVLSGEACDRLQRSSLSELIVTDTIPIGPEKLARTTKIKQLTVAQLFADVIKRVRSHESISSHFIIA, from the coding sequence ATGTACGAATCCGCCAAGATCTTCAGCGGTACCGCCACGCGGTACCTGGCCGAGAAGATCGCCGCCTTTTCCGGCGAGCGGCTCGGGGAGGTCTCCGTCAGCCGCTTCAGCGATGGGGAGTTCCAACCCAGTTTCGAGGAGACCGTGCGCGGCGAACTGGTCTTCATCGTGCAGAGCACCTTTCCGCCCAGCGACAACCTTTTCGAGCTGCTGATGATGGTGGATGCCGCCAAGCGTGCCAGCGCCAAACGCATCGTGGCGGTGATCCCCTACTTCGGGTTCGCCCGTCAGGACCGCAAGGACAAGCCGCGGGTGAGCATCGGCGCCAAACTGGTGGCCAACATGCTGACCGCCGCCGGCGTGGACCGCGTGATGACGATGGACCTGCACGCCGACCAGATCCAGGGCTTCTTCGAGGTGCCGGTGGACCACCTGTTCGCCAGCAGCATCTTCCTGCCCTACATCAAGGAGCTCGGCCTGAAGGACCTGGTGATCGCGGCGCCCGACACCGGCGGCACCAAGCGGGCCAACGCCTACAGCAAGCACCTGGGCTGCGATATGGCCATCTGCTACAAGCAGCGCAAAGTGGCCAACCAGATCGAGAAGATGACCGTGATCGGCGACGTCAAGGACAAGGACGTGGTGCTGATCGACGACATGGTGGACACGGCCGGCACGCTGACCAAGGCGGCCGATATGATGACCGACCTGGGTGCCAAGAGCGTGCGCGCCGTGTGCACGCACGCCGTGCTGAGCGGCGAGGCCTGCGACCGCCTGCAACGCTCCAGCCTGTCGGAGCTCATCGTCACCGATACGATCCCCATCGGGCCCGAAAAGCTGGCCCGCACCACCAAGATCAAGCAGCTCACCGTGGCCCAGTTGTTCGCGGACGTCATCAAGCGCGTCCGCAGCCACGAGAGCATCAGCAGCCATTTCATCATCGCCTAA
- a CDS encoding response regulator produces the protein MAQTNVLVVEDESIVSKDIQHSLKKLGYNVVGAAATGEQAVKLAVEAQPDIILMDIMLKGEMNGIEAATQIRQETNIPVIFLTAYADESTLNKAKVTQPYGYIIKPFKEIDIHTSIEMALYKHKKEAEVLKERDLLFNLVENQGSANDLLFVKSNSRLVKLRISDIYYIEALKDYVVINTLNARYTVHSTMKDIEGKLPESEFARVHRSFIVRIDKIVAIEQPNLILENDKKVIPIGGSYKDDLSRRLKLV, from the coding sequence ATGGCCCAGACCAATGTCCTGGTCGTTGAGGACGAAAGCATCGTGAGCAAGGACATCCAGCACAGCCTCAAGAAGCTGGGCTATAATGTCGTGGGTGCCGCTGCCACGGGCGAACAGGCCGTGAAGCTTGCCGTCGAGGCGCAACCGGACATCATCCTCATGGACATCATGCTCAAGGGGGAGATGAACGGCATCGAGGCCGCCACACAGATCCGCCAGGAGACCAACATCCCGGTGATCTTCCTCACGGCGTATGCCGATGAGAGCACCCTGAACAAGGCCAAGGTCACCCAGCCCTACGGGTACATCATCAAGCCCTTCAAGGAGATCGACATCCACACGTCGATCGAGATGGCGCTGTACAAGCACAAGAAGGAGGCCGAGGTGCTCAAGGAGCGCGACCTGCTGTTCAATCTGGTGGAGAACCAGGGCAGTGCCAACGACCTGCTCTTCGTGAAGAGCAACAGCCGCCTGGTGAAATTGCGCATCAGCGACATCTACTACATCGAGGCGCTGAAGGATTACGTGGTGATCAACACGCTCAACGCCCGCTACACGGTGCACAGCACCATGAAGGACATCGAGGGCAAGCTGCCCGAGAGCGAGTTCGCCCGGGTGCACCGCTCCTTCATCGTGCGCATCGACAAGATCGTGGCCATCGAGCAGCCGAACCTGATCCTGGAGAACGACAAGAAGGTGATCCCGATCGGAGGAAGCTACAAGGACGACCTGTCGCGCCGCCTCAAGCTCGTTTAG
- a CDS encoding aminoacyl-tRNA hydrolase yields the protein MKHLIVGLGNPGPEYAGTRHNIGFDVLDHLARSFEVRFGPARYADHAEFRHKGRTFILVKPQTFMNLSGKAVRYWMDQEDVPVERVLVVSDDLALPYGKVRLRSSGGAGGHNGLGHIIEVLGTEAFPRLRFGIGSDFARGRQSDFVLAHWTAEEQTQLPERLELASKAVVQVGLLGVAQAMNHFNNR from the coding sequence ATGAAGCACCTGATCGTGGGCCTGGGCAACCCCGGCCCGGAATACGCCGGTACCCGCCACAACATCGGGTTCGACGTGCTGGACCATCTGGCCCGGTCCTTCGAGGTGCGGTTCGGCCCGGCCCGCTACGCCGACCACGCCGAATTCCGTCACAAGGGGCGCACCTTCATCCTGGTGAAACCCCAGACCTTCATGAACCTCAGCGGCAAGGCCGTGCGCTACTGGATGGACCAGGAGGACGTGCCCGTGGAGCGGGTGCTGGTGGTGAGCGATGACCTGGCCCTGCCGTACGGCAAGGTGCGCCTTCGCTCCAGCGGTGGGGCGGGCGGCCACAACGGCCTCGGCCACATCATCGAGGTGCTCGGCACGGAGGCATTCCCGCGACTGCGCTTCGGGATTGGAAGTGATTTTGCACGTGGACGCCAGAGCGACTTCGTCCTGGCCCATTGGACAGCCGAGGAACAAACTCAGCTGCCCGAGCGTTTGGAGTTGGCTTCCAAGGCGGTGGTGCAGGTGGGCCTGCTTGGCGTCGCTCAAGCCATGAACCACTTCAACAACCGCTGA
- a CDS encoding PAS domain S-box protein, whose translation MSGTAGADASRTQELAKAYLDLRRQYEDLVDRNMAGVFRTTLDGRFLECNASMARILGYPDRDALMRVNATVLYLNEEDRADYLRELTERRHLINHTIRLRHYSGRTVHVLENVYLDRTEEGITTIAGTLIDRSPQVQAELEQQALLDNYRRLVEHAPEGILIVQDGLVRYGNPAADLLLGVTSTGAVLADAVDPPQRSVLSGCLTDAQRDGEGAPVELDLVRADGSRSRVLLSASRTFHESDPAVQVHLRDAERMRATMHAGLRAQMAEEVNRVLRQEIMDHRRTQDELRRSRRFARGLVDSSLDMIIAVDEAGLITEFNPAAMVRFGYEAEEVLGRPARMLYAREEEHLRIQAELNAHGAFAGEVHNIDHRGEVFLTFLAASRLYDEQGSLLGSMGVSRDITHAKRDQEALRASEERYRDLFENATDLIQSVTPEGRFEYVNRAWRDTLGYAAHEIADLTVWDVVHPDHRDAYRAQFEEAFAGDPGGTITTVLLAKDGRRITVVGNRNVRRVDDRPVATRGIFRDVTREQEARGQVEKQEAKLRALFESSEHMFWSVDERIALTSFNQGYARMIERLYGTRPEINHDGNIPRRRFAGEAYHAFWEEKYREAFTGRPLRFETELTDAQGRYVSNEVFLSPVFSADGRVREVFGVGHEITEQKLAERTVRDQAARLTAIFENSANMMVWTLDRDFRITSLNDHFRDSSAEAFGYTPRVGDAFLEHMLERVAPAERRSIRAHYEAAMKGKPRQFEVEMHDTDGRTRWVENFLNPIRVDGQVAEISCLAYGITDKKEAERQLIERLRENEVLLKEVHHRVKNNLQIISSILNLQTAYVGHDPRMLDLIRESQDRIRSMSFIHESLYQNKTFSSVDLSTYIDRLARNLVLSYSLSGKVELRTDLQRVELVLDQAIPCGLILNELISNALKHGYPDGAAGVITIALSSHDGRVTVEVADDGIGLPVGFDAERDSNLGLQLVATLSEQLDARLERHSGPGVRYFLTFDRIK comes from the coding sequence ATGAGCGGAACGGCCGGAGCGGACGCGTCACGGACCCAGGAGCTGGCCAAGGCCTACCTGGACCTTCGGCGGCAGTACGAGGACCTGGTGGACCGCAACATGGCCGGGGTGTTCCGCACCACGCTGGACGGGCGCTTCCTGGAGTGCAACGCCTCGATGGCCCGCATCCTGGGCTATCCCGATCGCGATGCGTTGATGCGGGTGAACGCCACCGTGCTGTACCTGAACGAAGAGGACCGCGCGGACTACCTGCGCGAACTCACCGAGCGCCGTCACCTCATCAACCACACCATCCGCCTGCGCCATTACAGCGGCCGCACCGTGCATGTGCTGGAGAACGTCTACCTGGACCGGACCGAGGAAGGCATCACCACCATCGCCGGCACGTTGATCGACCGGTCGCCCCAGGTGCAGGCCGAGCTGGAACAGCAGGCGCTGTTGGACAACTACCGCCGCCTCGTGGAGCATGCCCCCGAGGGCATCCTCATCGTGCAGGACGGGCTTGTGCGCTATGGCAATCCCGCCGCGGACCTGCTGTTGGGCGTAACCAGCACAGGCGCGGTCCTCGCTGATGCCGTCGACCCCCCCCAGCGTTCCGTGCTGTCCGGCTGTCTGACCGATGCGCAGCGCGATGGAGAGGGGGCCCCCGTGGAACTGGACCTGGTGCGGGCCGACGGCTCACGGTCACGCGTGCTCCTGTCCGCCTCCCGCACGTTCCACGAAAGCGACCCGGCCGTTCAGGTGCACCTGCGCGATGCGGAGCGCATGCGGGCCACGATGCATGCGGGCCTGCGCGCCCAGATGGCCGAGGAGGTGAACCGCGTGCTGCGGCAGGAGATCATGGACCACCGCCGCACACAGGACGAACTGCGTCGGTCGCGCCGGTTCGCCCGCGGCCTGGTGGACAGTTCCCTGGACATGATCATCGCCGTGGACGAGGCCGGGCTCATCACGGAGTTCAATCCCGCGGCCATGGTGCGCTTCGGCTACGAGGCGGAGGAGGTGCTCGGACGTCCCGCACGCATGCTCTATGCCCGGGAAGAGGAGCATCTGCGCATCCAGGCCGAATTGAACGCGCACGGTGCGTTCGCCGGCGAGGTGCACAACATCGACCATCGCGGCGAGGTCTTCCTCACCTTCCTGGCCGCATCACGGCTGTACGATGAGCAGGGATCGCTCCTGGGAAGCATGGGCGTGAGCCGCGACATCACCCACGCCAAGCGCGATCAGGAGGCGCTGCGGGCCAGCGAGGAGCGATACCGCGACCTGTTCGAGAACGCTACGGACCTCATCCAGAGCGTGACGCCCGAGGGTCGCTTCGAGTACGTGAACAGGGCCTGGCGCGACACGCTGGGCTATGCCGCCCATGAGATCGCGGACCTCACGGTATGGGACGTGGTGCATCCGGACCATCGGGATGCCTATCGTGCCCAGTTCGAGGAGGCCTTCGCCGGGGATCCGGGCGGCACCATCACCACGGTGCTGCTGGCCAAGGATGGAAGACGCATCACCGTGGTGGGCAATCGCAACGTGCGCCGGGTCGACGACCGGCCCGTGGCCACGCGCGGTATCTTCCGGGATGTCACCCGCGAGCAGGAGGCCCGCGGGCAGGTGGAGAAACAGGAAGCCAAGCTGCGCGCGCTCTTCGAGAGCAGTGAGCACATGTTCTGGAGCGTGGACGAGCGCATCGCCCTCACCAGTTTCAACCAGGGCTATGCGCGGATGATCGAACGCCTGTACGGCACGCGCCCGGAGATCAACCACGACGGCAACATCCCCCGCCGGCGCTTCGCGGGCGAGGCGTACCACGCGTTCTGGGAGGAGAAGTACCGGGAGGCCTTCACCGGCCGGCCGCTCCGTTTCGAGACCGAGCTCACCGATGCACAGGGGCGATATGTGAGCAACGAGGTCTTCCTGAGCCCGGTGTTCAGCGCCGATGGGCGCGTGCGCGAGGTCTTCGGCGTGGGGCACGAGATCACCGAGCAGAAGCTGGCCGAGCGCACCGTGCGCGATCAGGCCGCCCGCCTCACGGCCATCTTCGAGAACAGCGCGAACATGATGGTGTGGACCCTCGACCGGGATTTCCGCATCACCTCGTTGAACGATCATTTCCGCGACAGCAGCGCGGAGGCCTTCGGCTACACACCGCGTGTGGGCGACGCCTTCCTGGAGCATATGCTCGAACGCGTGGCCCCCGCCGAGCGCCGGTCCATCCGCGCGCACTACGAGGCCGCCATGAAGGGCAAGCCCCGTCAGTTCGAGGTGGAGATGCACGACACCGATGGCCGCACGCGCTGGGTGGAGAACTTCCTGAACCCCATCCGTGTGGACGGACAAGTGGCTGAGATCAGCTGCCTGGCATACGGGATCACCGACAAGAAGGAGGCCGAGCGGCAGCTGATCGAACGCCTGCGCGAGAACGAGGTGCTGCTCAAGGAGGTTCACCACCGTGTGAAGAACAACCTTCAGATCATCAGCAGCATCCTCAACCTGCAGACCGCCTACGTGGGGCACGATCCGCGCATGCTCGACCTCATCCGCGAGAGCCAGGACCGCATCCGCTCGATGAGCTTCATCCACGAGAGCCTCTACCAGAACAAGACCTTCAGCAGCGTGGACCTGTCGACGTACATCGATCGGCTGGCCCGCAACCTGGTGCTCAGCTACAGCCTCAGCGGCAAGGTGGAGCTGCGCACCGATCTACAGCGCGTGGAGCTGGTGCTGGACCAGGCCATCCCCTGCGGGCTCATCCTCAACGAGCTCATCAGCAACGCCCTCAAGCACGGCTACCCGGACGGCGCGGCGGGCGTCATCACCATCGCGCTGTCCAGCCACGACGGGCGCGTCACCGTGGAGGTGGCCGATGATGGGATCGGGCTGCCCGTGGGCTTCGACGCCGAACGCGATTCGAACCTCGGCCTGCAGCTCGTGGCCACCCTGAGCGAACAGCTCGATGCCCGCCTGGAACGCCACAGCGGCCCCGGGGTGCGGTATTTCCTTACTTTTGATCGCATCAAGTAG
- the rnr gene encoding ribonuclease R: MPARRPSPTDGELAPRVLAAVRRAGHAGVTSQQLALQLGFRDKDQRYLLYDALESLLDDGRVRSGKKGRYIAAGGADTLEGSIDIIGSGGGYVRPDPTGDMGQGDVFVHPRNVGTALHGDTVRVKLTGGRGSRPEGRVVEVLRRRRTEFVGTVHLRQGRLMLVADDQRVQRPFLIPVNEGRGAREGDKAIIALGDWKDARDLPRGSVVRVLGRAGEHQVEMHAILAEFGLPLEFPESVLAAAATIPDGCTPEEIARRRDIRSIPTLTIDPEDAKDLDDALSVRRLDNGHWEVGVHIADVSHYVHPGSVVDMEGAARATSVYLVDRVVPMLPERLSNDLCSLNPHTDKLSFSAIFELDDRARVKAEWFGRTVMRSQRRFAYAEAQAIIDGAEGEFGPAVLTLHRLAQVLRTDRIANGALEIGGNEVKFRLDEKGRPIEVYQKVMGPANWLIEEFMLLANKRVAAWVNKQRKGGAPPFVYRVHDLPDAEKVEQLRALARSFGHELSVGKGEDLPHAINRLLRAVKGREEENIIKQVAIRSMAKAIYSTDNIGHYGLAFEHYTHFTSPIRRYPDLLVHRAMAHYLGGGRHLDKEVLEVSCRHSSNMEKRAADAERASIRYKQAEYLLARVGERFEGTISGLTNWGMYVELKANRCEGMIPLRELPGDAYRFDAERYQVAGLRTGRRFRLGDEVAVRIKAVDMDRRTVDLVLDEARGARPPAKGRTKRA; encoded by the coding sequence ATGCCCGCCCGACGCCCCTCCCCCACCGACGGTGAACTGGCCCCGCGCGTGCTGGCCGCCGTGCGGCGCGCCGGCCATGCCGGGGTCACCAGCCAGCAACTGGCCCTCCAGCTGGGCTTCCGCGACAAGGACCAGCGCTACTTGCTCTATGACGCCCTGGAGTCCCTTTTGGACGACGGTCGGGTCCGCAGTGGTAAAAAGGGACGGTACATCGCGGCCGGCGGGGCCGACACCCTGGAGGGTTCCATCGATATCATCGGCAGCGGGGGCGGCTACGTGCGGCCCGATCCGACCGGCGACATGGGCCAAGGCGACGTGTTCGTGCACCCCCGGAACGTGGGCACTGCGCTGCACGGCGACACGGTGCGCGTGAAGCTCACCGGTGGTCGTGGGTCACGGCCCGAAGGACGGGTGGTGGAGGTGCTTCGCCGCCGGAGAACGGAATTCGTGGGCACCGTGCACCTGCGTCAGGGGCGATTGATGCTGGTGGCCGATGACCAGCGGGTGCAACGCCCGTTCCTGATCCCGGTCAACGAGGGCCGTGGAGCCCGGGAGGGCGACAAAGCCATCATCGCCCTGGGCGATTGGAAGGACGCCCGTGACCTGCCGCGCGGCAGCGTGGTGCGTGTGCTGGGCCGCGCAGGGGAGCACCAGGTCGAGATGCACGCCATCCTGGCCGAGTTCGGACTGCCACTGGAGTTCCCTGAGAGCGTCCTTGCCGCGGCCGCCACGATCCCCGACGGATGCACTCCCGAGGAGATCGCCCGCCGACGGGACATCAGGAGCATCCCCACCCTCACGATCGATCCCGAGGATGCCAAGGACCTGGACGACGCCCTGAGCGTGAGACGGTTGGACAACGGTCATTGGGAGGTGGGCGTGCACATCGCCGATGTGAGCCACTATGTGCACCCCGGTTCCGTGGTGGACATGGAAGGGGCCGCGCGCGCCACCAGTGTCTACCTGGTGGACCGCGTGGTGCCCATGCTGCCCGAGCGGTTGAGCAACGACCTGTGCTCGCTCAACCCTCACACGGACAAGCTGAGCTTCAGTGCCATCTTCGAGCTGGACGACCGCGCCCGGGTGAAGGCCGAGTGGTTCGGACGCACGGTGATGCGAAGCCAGCGGCGGTTCGCTTACGCAGAGGCGCAGGCGATCATCGACGGGGCTGAGGGCGAGTTCGGCCCGGCGGTGCTCACCTTGCATCGCCTGGCCCAGGTGCTGCGCACGGATCGGATCGCCAATGGCGCGCTGGAGATCGGCGGCAACGAGGTGAAGTTCAGGCTGGACGAGAAGGGGCGGCCGATCGAGGTGTACCAGAAGGTGATGGGGCCGGCCAACTGGTTGATCGAGGAGTTCATGTTGCTGGCCAACAAGCGTGTGGCGGCCTGGGTGAACAAACAGCGCAAGGGCGGCGCGCCCCCGTTCGTGTACCGTGTTCACGACCTGCCCGATGCCGAAAAGGTGGAACAGCTGCGCGCGCTGGCCCGCAGCTTCGGGCACGAGCTCAGCGTGGGCAAGGGCGAGGACCTGCCGCACGCGATCAACCGGCTGCTGCGCGCCGTGAAGGGCCGCGAGGAGGAGAATATCATCAAGCAGGTGGCCATCCGAAGCATGGCCAAGGCCATCTACAGCACGGACAACATCGGCCACTACGGGCTGGCCTTCGAGCACTACACCCACTTCACCAGCCCCATCCGCCGTTACCCGGACCTGCTGGTTCATCGCGCCATGGCGCACTACCTAGGGGGTGGTCGCCACCTGGACAAGGAGGTCCTGGAGGTGAGCTGCCGGCACAGCAGCAACATGGAAAAGCGGGCGGCCGACGCCGAGCGGGCGAGCATCCGCTACAAACAGGCCGAGTATCTGCTGGCCCGCGTGGGCGAACGTTTCGAGGGCACCATCAGCGGCCTCACCAACTGGGGCATGTACGTGGAGCTGAAGGCCAACCGCTGCGAGGGCATGATCCCGCTGCGCGAACTGCCCGGCGATGCATACCGCTTCGATGCCGAGCGCTATCAGGTGGCCGGGCTGCGCACGGGCCGTCGGTTCCGCTTGGGTGACGAGGTCGCCGTCCGCATCAAGGCGGTGGACATGGACCGCCGCACCGTGGACCTGGTGTTGGACGAGGCACGCGGGGCAAGGCCACCCGCGAAAGGGCGCACTAAACGAGCTTGA
- a CDS encoding 50S ribosomal protein L25, producing the protein MKKVELTGAVRTTTGTKNADQLRREKQVPCVLYGGGPVTHFATDEAALGKVVHTPDAYRIELDLGGRKVMAKLQETQFHPVSDAILHADFIEMAEDKPARVTLSLRLKGQPAGVRKGGKLNQTLRKLDVVGLPSQLPEHLEFDVEHVEIGQNVRVRDLKFAGIEVLNKPEEVVLKVSVPKKEAEAAPAAAAAATPAAAAPAADAKKAEAKPAAKK; encoded by the coding sequence ATGAAGAAGGTAGAACTCACCGGCGCCGTGCGCACCACCACCGGCACCAAGAACGCCGACCAGCTTCGCCGCGAGAAGCAGGTGCCCTGCGTCCTCTACGGCGGTGGCCCTGTCACCCACTTCGCCACCGACGAGGCGGCCCTGGGCAAGGTGGTGCATACCCCCGACGCCTATCGCATCGAGCTGGACCTGGGAGGCCGCAAGGTGATGGCCAAGCTGCAGGAAACGCAGTTCCATCCCGTATCGGACGCCATCCTGCACGCGGACTTCATCGAAATGGCCGAGGACAAGCCGGCCCGCGTGACCTTGAGCCTGCGCCTGAAGGGACAGCCCGCCGGTGTGCGCAAAGGCGGCAAACTGAACCAGACGCTGCGCAAACTGGATGTGGTGGGGCTGCCGAGCCAGCTCCCCGAGCATCTGGAATTCGATGTGGAGCATGTGGAAATCGGCCAGAACGTGCGGGTGCGCGACCTGAAGTTCGCCGGCATCGAGGTGCTGAACAAACCCGAGGAGGTGGTGCTGAAGGTGAGCGTGCCGAAGAAGGAGGCCGAGGCCGCCCCGGCCGCTGCCGCCGCTGCCACCCCGGCCGCCGCCGCTCCTGCTGCCGACGCCAAGAAGGCCGAGGCCAAGCCCGCCGCCAAGAAGTGA
- a CDS encoding toxin-antitoxin system YwqK family antitoxin, translating to MIVVTVTVCSTFVTTAQDGFTQYRHANGTISSEGMLVDGKPEGYWKTYYENGVLRSEGGRQRFQLDSLWKFYAPEGWLSSTIEYTDGRKDGAQRKYDASGALVSEERFVADVREGNSTYYHANGQVHKVVPFVAGKEEGRGYEYAEDGRLVALLSYGGGMLRKREAINRIDAAGLKQGPWKEFHANGKVKWECTYVDDKRQGIYKEYDASGSLKQMVKYDQDQVDTGSRAAMTLTIKNTYHPNGRVASIGSYSKQGTREGLFREYDEQGQVRSAAIYTDDRLMREGPVDERGVPQGRWTEYYVTGEKRAEGEYKDGKREGEWTFFHRSGAVEQKGRYQAGQAQNLWKWFYESGKLHREENYRKGREDGASVEYDEEGNVITQGEFIDGKREGAWFYRVGDHTEEGAYQDGLKEGEWRHTYENDKRSFEGSFVGGEPNGRHRWWWPNGQLRLEGRYAMGLQQGDFEHWSPEGQLLITIRYKDGQEVKIDGTRVPPPFESGGDAP from the coding sequence ATGATCGTCGTGACCGTGACGGTGTGCTCCACCTTTGTGACGACCGCTCAGGACGGCTTCACCCAATACCGTCATGCCAACGGGACCATCAGCAGCGAGGGTATGTTGGTGGATGGCAAGCCCGAAGGCTACTGGAAGACCTATTACGAGAACGGCGTGCTGCGCTCCGAGGGCGGCCGCCAACGGTTCCAACTGGACAGCCTGTGGAAGTTCTATGCGCCGGAGGGCTGGCTCAGTTCCACGATCGAATACACCGATGGGCGGAAGGACGGCGCGCAGCGCAAGTACGACGCCTCCGGGGCCCTGGTGAGCGAAGAACGTTTCGTGGCCGATGTGCGCGAGGGCAACAGCACCTACTATCATGCGAACGGACAGGTGCACAAGGTGGTGCCCTTCGTGGCCGGCAAGGAGGAGGGGAGGGGGTACGAGTATGCCGAGGACGGCCGGTTGGTGGCCTTGCTGAGCTACGGCGGCGGCATGCTCCGCAAGCGCGAGGCCATCAACCGCATCGATGCCGCCGGGCTCAAGCAGGGACCTTGGAAAGAGTTCCATGCCAACGGCAAGGTGAAGTGGGAATGCACCTATGTGGACGACAAGCGGCAGGGCATCTACAAGGAGTATGACGCCAGCGGCAGCCTGAAGCAGATGGTGAAGTATGATCAGGACCAGGTGGACACCGGCTCACGCGCGGCGATGACGCTGACCATCAAGAACACCTATCACCCCAACGGGCGTGTGGCCAGTATCGGCAGTTACAGCAAGCAAGGCACCCGGGAAGGTCTGTTCCGTGAGTACGACGAGCAGGGCCAGGTGCGGTCCGCGGCCATCTACACCGACGACCGCCTGATGCGCGAGGGCCCGGTGGATGAGCGTGGTGTGCCCCAGGGCCGTTGGACGGAGTACTATGTGACCGGTGAGAAGCGCGCTGAAGGCGAGTACAAGGACGGCAAACGGGAAGGGGAGTGGACCTTCTTCCATCGAAGTGGCGCCGTGGAGCAGAAGGGGCGCTATCAGGCGGGCCAGGCCCAGAACCTCTGGAAGTGGTTCTACGAGAGCGGCAAGCTGCATCGAGAGGAGAACTACCGGAAAGGCCGTGAGGATGGTGCCTCGGTGGAATATGATGAAGAGGGCAACGTGATCACGCAGGGCGAGTTCATCGACGGCAAGCGTGAGGGCGCGTGGTTCTACCGCGTGGGCGACCACACCGAGGAGGGTGCCTACCAGGACGGGCTGAAAGAAGGGGAGTGGCGCCACACCTATGAGAACGACAAGCGCAGCTTCGAGGGCTCCTTCGTGGGCGGTGAGCCCAACGGACGGCATCGGTGGTGGTGGCCCAACGGGCAGCTGCGCCTGGAGGGTCGCTATGCGATGGGTCTTCAGCAGGGCGATTTCGAGCACTGGTCGCCCGAAGGGCAACTGCTGATCACCATCCGCTACAAGGACGGCCAGGAGGTGAAGATCGATGGCACCCGCGTACCGCCGCCGTTCGAGAGCGGAGGCGACGCCCCGTGA
- the rpiB gene encoding ribose 5-phosphate isomerase B, with protein sequence MAQHIAVGSDHAGVDLKHAVKEHLRSRGVEVTDKGTHVRESVDYPDHAHAVAAAVAAQQAELGILICGSGNGVAITANKHRGVRAALAWLPELGRLAREHNNANVLALPARFISVEQALAVVDAFLDARFEGGRHQVRVEKIEQA encoded by the coding sequence ATGGCACAACACATCGCCGTAGGCAGCGATCATGCGGGCGTGGACCTGAAGCACGCGGTGAAGGAACACCTTCGGTCACGCGGGGTGGAGGTGACCGACAAGGGCACCCATGTGCGGGAGAGCGTGGACTATCCGGACCATGCGCATGCGGTGGCGGCCGCTGTGGCTGCGCAACAGGCCGAGCTGGGCATCCTCATCTGCGGCAGTGGCAACGGGGTGGCCATCACGGCCAACAAACACCGGGGGGTGCGGGCAGCCCTCGCCTGGCTGCCTGAGCTCGGCCGCTTGGCGCGCGAGCACAACAACGCGAACGTGTTGGCCCTTCCGGCGCGCTTCATCAGTGTGGAGCAGGCCCTGGCCGTGGTCGATGCCTTCCTGGATGCCCGCTTCGAAGGAGGCCGACATCAGGTGCGGGTGGAGAAGATCGAACAGGCATGA